A portion of the Paenibacillus hamazuiensis genome contains these proteins:
- a CDS encoding response regulator — MNVLVVDDERSIREGIKRTLAGAFPHMHVATVASSQEAVSLLLNERIHILLLDIMMPGMNGLELLASLRESRRGTKVVIVSAHSKFSYAQEALRLGARDYVVKPVGKERLIDVVAMLEREWQDDMRQLSQKDWLKLNLSYLREAVFRRWIQGLDIGSFDLSRLAEKHLRFHLFCIELETKQDMSLKNFVVENVLSEWIEMNGSGFVVSLEANRLIGVATLRDGADIFAVEKGARTHLDRCLRDPYRMVVSRELTDFYAIPDEIPKLLSSGVAVMEPHVPASKGDETIQIALQYIRTHFHDNLSLEKVASIVYLNPIYFSQLFKQKTGTGYKDYVIQLRMERAKELLMSRDLRVADVAKLVGYDDIRHFTQVFRKKYNMTPTEYRSASK, encoded by the coding sequence ATGAACGTTCTTGTCGTCGATGATGAAAGATCGATCCGCGAAGGGATCAAACGGACGCTTGCCGGCGCGTTTCCCCATATGCATGTCGCCACCGTCGCGTCCAGCCAGGAGGCGGTCTCCCTGCTGCTGAACGAACGCATCCACATCCTGCTGCTGGACATTATGATGCCGGGGATGAACGGGCTGGAGCTGCTCGCTTCGCTTCGCGAATCCCGGCGGGGAACGAAGGTCGTCATCGTTTCGGCCCATTCCAAATTTTCGTATGCGCAGGAGGCGCTTCGGCTGGGCGCCAGAGATTACGTGGTGAAGCCGGTCGGCAAGGAGCGGCTGATCGACGTCGTCGCCATGCTGGAGCGCGAGTGGCAGGACGATATGCGCCAGCTGTCGCAGAAGGATTGGCTGAAGCTGAACCTGAGTTACTTGCGGGAGGCTGTCTTCCGCCGCTGGATTCAGGGGCTTGACATCGGCAGCTTCGACTTGTCCCGGCTGGCGGAAAAGCACTTGCGGTTTCATTTGTTTTGCATCGAGCTGGAGACGAAACAGGACATGTCTTTAAAAAATTTTGTCGTGGAAAACGTGCTGTCGGAGTGGATCGAAATGAATGGCAGCGGGTTTGTCGTCAGTCTCGAGGCGAACCGCCTGATAGGCGTTGCGACGCTGCGGGACGGCGCCGATATTTTTGCCGTGGAGAAGGGGGCGAGGACCCATCTCGACCGTTGCTTGCGGGATCCTTATCGGATGGTCGTCAGCCGCGAGCTGACCGACTTTTATGCGATTCCGGACGAGATTCCGAAGCTGCTGTCCTCCGGAGTCGCCGTTATGGAGCCCCACGTGCCGGCAAGCAAGGGGGATGAGACGATTCAGATCGCTCTGCAATATATTCGAACGCATTTTCACGACAATTTGTCGCTGGAAAAAGTCGCCTCCATCGTGTACCTGAATCCGATCTACTTCAGCCAGCTGTTCAAGCAAAAAACCGGGACCGGCTACAAGGACTACGTCATCCAATTGCGCATGGAGCGGGCCAAGGAGCTGCTGATGAGCAGGGACCTGCGGGTGGCCGACGTCGCAAAGCTGGTCGGCTACGACGACATTCGCCATTTCACGCAGGTGTTCCGCAAAAAATATAACATGACGCCGACCGAGTACCGGTCGGCGTCGAAATGA